A region from the Methylocystis iwaonis genome encodes:
- the msrB gene encoding peptide-methionine (R)-S-oxide reductase MsrB, which produces MTDESYPVTRTDAEWRARLTREQYDVMRRHGTERPGSCALNHEKRRGVFQCAGCDQPLFRSGEKFESGTGWPSFFDPLPGALGTTTDNSYGMERTEVHCSHCGSHLGHVFPDGPKPTGLRYCINGVALNFVPEKEAVR; this is translated from the coding sequence ATGACCGATGAAAGCTATCCCGTCACGCGCACCGACGCGGAATGGCGCGCGCGGCTGACGCGGGAACAATATGACGTCATGCGCCGCCACGGAACCGAGCGGCCGGGTAGCTGCGCGCTCAATCACGAGAAGCGCCGCGGCGTCTTCCAATGCGCCGGCTGCGACCAGCCGCTGTTCCGCTCTGGCGAGAAATTCGAAAGCGGCACCGGCTGGCCGAGCTTCTTCGATCCGCTGCCGGGCGCGCTGGGAACAACGACCGACAACAGCTACGGCATGGAGCGCACGGAAGTGCACTGCAGCCACTGCGGTTCGCATCTCGGCCATGTCTTCCCGGATGGGCCGAAGCCGACCGGGCTTCGATATTGCATCAATGGCGTCGCTTTGAATTTCGTTCCTGAAAAAGAGGCCGTTCGATAA
- a CDS encoding formate--tetrahydrofolate ligase, with protein sequence MSSPTSAAAPGASGKDNQHLSPKSDIEISQAAKMRPIIEVAKDKLGIPAEHVQPYGHYKGKIALDYIASLEGKPDGKLILVTAITPTPAGEGKTTTTVGLTDGLNYIGKKALCCLREPSLGPCFGVKGGAAGGGYAQVVPMEDINLHFTGDFHAIGAANNLLAALIDNHIYWGNQPAIDSRRVSWRRVVDMNDRALRSVVSSLGGVANGFAREDGFDITVASEVMAIFCLASNFADLQQRLGNIIVGQTRDKKNVRASEVHAAGSMAALLKDAIAPNLVQTLENNPAIIHGGPFANIAHGCNSVIATKAGLKLADYVVTEAGFGADLGAEKFFDIKCRKAGLTPSVTVIVATIRALKMHGGVAKDDLKAENVAAVEKGFENLKRHIGNVRKFGVPVLVSINKFSADTAAEMAALDKLCKAEGVECVVADNWGSGGAGAADLARAVVQTIETQPSNFKPLYPDELPLAEKVRTIAKELYGAADISYDASIKARFAELEKEGFGNFPVCIAKTQYSFSTDANAKGAPSGHIIPIRELRLSAGAEFIVAVCGDIMTMPGLPKVPAANNIAVDANGRIAGLF encoded by the coding sequence ATGTCGTCACCTACGTCAGCCGCCGCGCCGGGCGCGAGCGGAAAAGACAATCAGCACCTTTCGCCCAAGTCAGATATCGAGATTTCTCAGGCTGCCAAGATGCGGCCGATTATCGAGGTCGCCAAAGACAAGCTCGGCATTCCGGCCGAGCATGTGCAGCCCTATGGCCATTACAAGGGCAAGATCGCGCTCGACTACATCGCTTCGCTCGAAGGCAAGCCGGACGGCAAGCTGATCCTCGTCACGGCGATCACCCCGACGCCCGCCGGCGAAGGCAAGACCACGACGACGGTCGGCCTCACCGACGGTCTCAACTACATCGGCAAGAAGGCGCTGTGCTGCCTGCGCGAGCCCTCTCTCGGCCCGTGCTTCGGCGTGAAGGGCGGCGCGGCAGGCGGCGGCTACGCCCAGGTCGTGCCGATGGAGGACATCAACCTCCACTTCACCGGCGATTTCCACGCCATCGGCGCGGCCAATAATCTGCTCGCGGCGCTGATCGACAACCACATCTATTGGGGCAATCAGCCGGCGATCGACTCGCGTCGCGTGAGCTGGCGCCGCGTCGTCGACATGAACGACCGCGCGCTGCGCTCGGTCGTCTCGTCGCTCGGCGGCGTGGCGAACGGCTTCGCCCGCGAAGACGGTTTCGACATCACCGTCGCTTCGGAAGTGATGGCGATTTTCTGTCTCGCCTCGAACTTCGCCGATCTGCAGCAGCGTCTCGGCAACATCATCGTCGGCCAGACCCGCGACAAGAAGAACGTGCGCGCCAGCGAAGTGCACGCGGCGGGCTCCATGGCCGCGCTGCTCAAGGACGCCATTGCGCCCAACCTCGTGCAGACGCTCGAGAACAATCCGGCGATCATCCATGGCGGTCCCTTCGCCAATATCGCGCATGGCTGCAACTCGGTCATCGCCACCAAGGCGGGCCTCAAGCTCGCCGATTACGTGGTGACGGAAGCCGGCTTCGGCGCCGACCTCGGGGCGGAGAAGTTCTTCGACATCAAGTGCCGCAAGGCGGGCCTGACGCCCTCCGTGACGGTCATCGTCGCGACGATCCGCGCACTGAAGATGCATGGCGGCGTCGCCAAGGACGATCTGAAGGCCGAAAACGTCGCGGCGGTCGAGAAGGGCTTCGAGAATCTGAAGCGCCATATCGGCAACGTCCGCAAATTCGGCGTGCCGGTGCTCGTCTCGATCAACAAATTCTCGGCGGACACGGCGGCCGAGATGGCGGCGCTCGACAAGCTCTGCAAGGCGGAAGGCGTTGAGTGCGTCGTCGCCGACAACTGGGGTTCGGGCGGCGCCGGCGCGGCCGATCTCGCCCGCGCGGTGGTGCAGACCATCGAGACGCAGCCCTCGAACTTCAAGCCGCTCTACCCGGACGAGCTGCCGCTCGCCGAAAAGGTGCGCACCATCGCCAAGGAGCTCTACGGCGCCGCCGACATCTCCTACGACGCGAGCATCAAGGCGCGCTTCGCAGAGCTGGAGAAGGAAGGCTTCGGCAACTTCCCGGTCTGCATCGCCAAGACGCAATACAGCTTCTCCACCGACGCCAACGCCAAGGGCGCGCCTTCGGGACACATCATCCCGATCCGCGAGCTGCGCCTGTCGGCGGGCGCCGAGTTCATCGTCGCGGTCTGCGGCGACATCATGACCATGCCGGGCCTGCCGAAGGTGCCGGCCGCCAACAATATCGCGGTGGATGCGAACGGCCGCATCGCGGGCCTGTTCTAA
- a CDS encoding aminotransferase class V-fold PLP-dependent enzyme, giving the protein MAQNSRVPGRNFLFVPGPTNLPDRIVRAMAVASEDHRSPTFPDLVKPLFPGLKKVFNTDKGVPFIFPASGTGGWEAAITNTLSPGDKVLAQRFGQFSHLWIDLCQRLGLEVIKQERPWGTGNDPESIEEALKADKNHEIKAVLATHNETATGVTSDIAAVRKAIDNAKHPALLFVDGVSSVGSLEFKMDEWGVDVIVSGSQKGFMLPAGLALMAASPKAIEAGKNAKMRRAYFEFQDMIAQNANGYFPYTPSVPLLYGLKEALAILFEEGLDQVYKRHHHLASGVRAAVAAWGLKTCAQDPKWDSDTVTAILVPEGYNAAKVIETAYKRYNLALGAGLSEVAGKVFRIGHLGDLNELMLLGAIAGAEMAMLDNGIKIEAGSGVAAAQAVYRANPLLKV; this is encoded by the coding sequence ATGGCGCAGAATTCCAGAGTCCCGGGCAGAAACTTCCTCTTCGTGCCGGGCCCGACCAATCTTCCCGACCGCATCGTGCGCGCCATGGCGGTCGCCTCGGAAGACCATCGCTCGCCGACCTTCCCCGACCTCGTGAAGCCGCTGTTCCCGGGCCTCAAGAAGGTCTTCAACACCGACAAGGGCGTGCCCTTCATTTTCCCGGCGTCCGGCACCGGCGGCTGGGAAGCGGCGATCACCAACACGCTGTCGCCCGGCGACAAGGTTCTCGCGCAGCGTTTCGGCCAGTTCTCGCACCTCTGGATCGACCTCTGCCAGCGCCTCGGCCTCGAGGTGATCAAGCAGGAGCGTCCGTGGGGCACCGGCAATGATCCGGAGTCGATCGAAGAGGCCCTCAAGGCCGACAAGAACCACGAGATCAAGGCCGTTCTCGCCACGCACAACGAGACCGCCACGGGCGTGACCTCGGACATCGCCGCCGTTCGCAAGGCGATCGACAACGCCAAGCATCCGGCGCTGCTGTTCGTCGACGGCGTGTCCTCGGTCGGCTCGCTCGAGTTCAAGATGGACGAATGGGGCGTGGACGTGATCGTCTCCGGCTCGCAGAAGGGCTTCATGCTGCCGGCCGGCCTCGCGCTGATGGCCGCGAGCCCGAAGGCGATCGAGGCGGGCAAGAACGCCAAGATGCGCCGCGCCTATTTCGAGTTCCAGGACATGATCGCGCAGAACGCGAACGGCTACTTCCCCTATACGCCGTCCGTCCCGCTGCTCTACGGCCTCAAGGAAGCGCTCGCGATCCTGTTCGAAGAGGGCCTCGATCAGGTCTACAAGCGCCACCATCACCTCGCCTCCGGCGTCCGCGCCGCTGTCGCGGCCTGGGGCCTCAAGACCTGCGCGCAGGACCCGAAGTGGGATTCGGACACGGTCACCGCGATCCTGGTTCCGGAAGGCTACAACGCCGCCAAGGTCATCGAGACCGCCTACAAGCGCTATAACCTCGCGCTCGGCGCCGGCCTGTCGGAAGTCGCCGGCAAGGTGTTCCGCATCGGCCATCTCGGCGACCTCAACGAGCTGATGCTGCTCGGCGCCATCGCGGGCGCGGAAATGGCGATGCTCGACAACGGCATCAAGATCGAGGCCGGCTCCGGCGTCGCCGCTGCTCAGGCGGTGTATCGCGCCAATCCGCTGCTGAAGGTCTAA
- a CDS encoding D-2-hydroxyacid dehydrogenase, translating to MSHKIVFLDRETLDANVRKPNFPHEYTEYAQTAPDQIVERAKGCDIIITNKVPLREATLKQLPDVKLIAVAATGTDVIDKAYTTANGITVSNIRNYAYNTLPEHVFALLFALRRNLVNYVDSVRHGRWGYANQFCYFDYPIYDIAGSTLGIIGYGALGKQVESRAKALGMNVLINDVTDIPGKVDVATILRESDVVTLNIPLTPQTKNMIGAKELASMKKTASIINTARGGIIDEQALADALRNGVIAGAALDVLTVEPPKNGNILLDPTIPNLIITPHVAWASKEAMQVLADQLIDNIDAFVAGDPRNVVTA from the coding sequence ATGTCGCACAAAATCGTCTTTCTGGATCGCGAAACGCTCGACGCCAATGTGCGCAAACCGAATTTCCCGCACGAATATACGGAATATGCGCAGACCGCGCCGGACCAGATCGTCGAGCGCGCCAAGGGCTGCGACATCATCATCACCAACAAAGTGCCGCTGCGCGAAGCGACCTTGAAGCAGCTTCCCGACGTGAAGCTCATCGCCGTCGCCGCGACGGGCACCGACGTGATCGACAAAGCCTACACCACGGCCAATGGCATCACGGTCTCCAACATCCGCAATTACGCCTACAACACGCTGCCCGAGCATGTCTTCGCGCTGCTCTTCGCGCTGCGTCGTAATCTGGTGAACTACGTCGACAGCGTGCGCCACGGCCGCTGGGGCTACGCCAACCAGTTCTGCTACTTCGATTACCCGATCTATGACATCGCCGGCTCCACGCTCGGCATCATCGGCTATGGCGCGCTCGGCAAGCAGGTCGAAAGCCGCGCCAAGGCGCTCGGCATGAATGTGCTGATCAACGATGTCACGGACATCCCCGGCAAGGTCGATGTCGCCACCATCCTGCGCGAGTCCGACGTCGTCACGCTGAACATTCCGCTGACGCCGCAGACCAAGAACATGATCGGCGCGAAGGAGCTCGCGTCGATGAAGAAGACCGCCAGCATCATCAACACGGCGCGCGGCGGCATCATCGACGAGCAGGCGCTCGCCGACGCGCTGCGCAACGGCGTCATCGCCGGCGCGGCGTTGGACGTGCTCACCGTCGAGCCGCCGAAGAACGGCAACATCCTGCTCGATCCGACGATCCCCAACCTCATCATCACGCCCCACGTCGCCTGGGCCTCGAAGGAAGCCATGCAGGTGCTGGCGGATCAGCTCATCGACAATATCGACGCCTTCGTCGCGGGCGACCCGCGCAATGTGGTGACGGCGTAA
- a CDS encoding NAD(P)-dependent methylenetetrahydromethanopterin dehydrogenase: protein MTKKLLFLFDTDPVASVFDTVVGYDGGADHIIGYGGVTPESVGALVDGCIYTRGPKEKQFTAIFVGGGSMTAGEAVFKAVKKRFFSNFRVSAMLDSNGSNTTAAAGVALLAKAGNLKGKKAVVLAGTGPVGMRAAAMLNIEGAEVAITSRDKARAEEAAKAIQERFGFTPVAIEAKDNAARAAAVKGAQVVFAAGAIGVPLLDEADWQNDPTIELLADCNAQPPLGIGGVEAIDKAKERHGKIVIGALGLGGLKLKLHRECVGKLFESSDQLFDCENIYAQAKVLA from the coding sequence ATGACTAAAAAGCTTCTTTTCCTTTTCGACACCGATCCCGTCGCCAGCGTCTTCGACACGGTCGTTGGTTACGACGGCGGCGCCGATCACATCATTGGTTATGGCGGCGTGACGCCGGAGAGCGTCGGCGCGCTCGTCGACGGCTGTATTTACACGCGCGGCCCCAAGGAGAAGCAATTTACGGCGATCTTCGTCGGCGGTGGCTCCATGACCGCGGGCGAGGCCGTGTTCAAGGCGGTGAAGAAGCGCTTCTTCTCCAATTTCCGCGTCTCGGCCATGCTCGACTCCAACGGCTCGAACACGACGGCCGCCGCTGGCGTCGCGCTGCTCGCCAAGGCCGGCAATCTCAAGGGCAAAAAGGCCGTCGTTCTCGCCGGCACCGGCCCGGTCGGCATGCGCGCCGCCGCCATGCTGAACATCGAGGGCGCCGAAGTCGCCATCACCTCGCGCGACAAGGCGCGCGCGGAAGAGGCCGCTAAAGCCATTCAGGAGCGCTTCGGCTTCACGCCCGTCGCGATCGAGGCCAAGGACAACGCCGCCCGCGCCGCCGCCGTCAAGGGCGCGCAGGTCGTGTTCGCGGCGGGCGCCATCGGCGTGCCGCTGCTCGACGAAGCCGATTGGCAGAATGACCCGACGATCGAGCTTCTCGCCGACTGCAACGCGCAGCCGCCGCTCGGCATCGGCGGCGTCGAGGCGATCGATAAGGCCAAGGAGCGCCACGGCAAGATCGTGATCGGCGCGCTGGGCCTCGGCGGCCTCAAGCTGAAACTGCATCGCGAATGCGTCGGCAAGCTGTTCGAAAGCTCCGACCAGTTGTTCGATTGCGAAAACATTTACGCCCAAGCGAAGGTGCTGGCCTGA
- the fchA gene encoding methenyltetrahydrofolate cyclohydrolase, giving the protein MSAKTETIGKFLDELASNAPTPGGGGAAALSGAMGAALVSMVCNLTIGKKNYEAVSEDLKKTLARAEELREALTKGIDEDVVAFNTLMGAYGLPKATDEEKTARTAAIQEALKAATLAPLATCKVCYEVIALSKEAADKGNLGVISDAGVAVLAANAGLRSCALNVFINAKSIKDRDFAETQLAEVNALLAKAAAETEAVYEVVRGKIG; this is encoded by the coding sequence ATGAGCGCGAAGACGGAAACGATCGGCAAATTTCTCGACGAACTCGCGAGCAACGCGCCGACTCCTGGCGGCGGCGGCGCGGCGGCGCTGTCTGGCGCCATGGGCGCGGCGCTGGTGTCGATGGTCTGCAATCTGACCATCGGCAAGAAGAACTATGAGGCCGTCTCCGAGGATCTCAAAAAGACCCTCGCCCGCGCCGAGGAGCTCCGCGAGGCGCTCACGAAAGGCATCGACGAGGACGTCGTCGCCTTCAACACGCTGATGGGCGCCTATGGCCTGCCGAAGGCGACGGACGAAGAGAAGACGGCGCGCACCGCGGCGATCCAGGAAGCGCTGAAGGCCGCGACGCTCGCGCCTCTCGCCACCTGCAAGGTCTGTTACGAGGTGATCGCGCTGTCGAAGGAAGCCGCCGACAAGGGCAATCTTGGCGTCATCAGCGACGCGGGCGTCGCCGTGCTCGCGGCCAACGCCGGCCTGCGTAGCTGCGCGCTCAACGTCTTCATCAACGCCAAGTCGATCAAGGACCGCGACTTCGCCGAGACGCAACTCGCCGAGGTCAACGCGCTGCTCGCCAAGGCGGCGGCCGAGACCGAAGCGGTCTATGAGGTCGTGCGCGGAAAGATTGGCTAA
- a CDS encoding malate--CoA ligase subunit beta — MDVHEYQAKEILAAHGVAIPPGTVAFSPDQAVYAATELGGSHWVVKAQIHAGARGKAGGVKLCRTYHEVQQAARDLLGKRLVTGQTGPEGKPVQRVYVEVADPFEREIYLGYVLDRKLERVRVIASKHGGMEIEEIARTMPDEILQVIVEPAVGLQQFQARELAFQLGLNIKQVSRAVQTIMGAYRAFRDNDATMLEINPLVVTKDDKVLALDAKMSFDDNALFRRRHIVELNDPSQSDPREAQAHEHSLNYIGLDGEIGCIVNGAGLAMATMDMIKHAGGNPANFLDVGGGASPERVATAFRLVLSDRRVKVVLVNIFAGINRCDWVAQGVVDAVRQEKIEGVPLVVRLAGTNVEAGKKIIDESGIPIIQADTLADAAQKAVAAWQSVK, encoded by the coding sequence ATGGACGTCCACGAGTATCAAGCCAAGGAAATTCTGGCCGCGCATGGCGTCGCCATTCCGCCCGGCACCGTGGCCTTCAGCCCGGACCAGGCCGTCTATGCGGCGACCGAACTCGGCGGTTCCCACTGGGTCGTCAAGGCGCAGATCCACGCTGGCGCGCGCGGCAAGGCGGGCGGCGTGAAGCTCTGCCGCACCTATCATGAAGTGCAGCAGGCGGCGCGCGACCTTCTCGGCAAGCGTCTCGTGACGGGGCAGACGGGGCCGGAAGGCAAGCCCGTGCAGCGCGTCTATGTGGAAGTCGCCGATCCCTTCGAGCGCGAGATTTATCTGGGCTACGTCCTCGACCGCAAGCTCGAGCGCGTGCGGGTCATCGCCTCCAAGCATGGCGGCATGGAGATCGAAGAGATCGCGCGCACCATGCCCGACGAAATCCTGCAGGTGATCGTCGAGCCGGCGGTCGGCCTGCAGCAGTTCCAGGCCCGTGAGCTCGCCTTCCAACTCGGCCTCAACATCAAGCAGGTCTCGCGCGCGGTGCAGACGATCATGGGCGCCTATCGCGCCTTCCGCGACAATGACGCGACCATGCTCGAAATCAATCCGCTTGTCGTCACCAAGGACGACAAGGTGCTGGCGCTCGACGCCAAGATGTCCTTCGACGACAATGCGCTGTTCCGGCGCCGTCATATTGTCGAACTGAATGATCCCTCGCAGAGCGATCCGCGCGAGGCGCAGGCGCATGAGCACAGCCTGAACTACATCGGGCTCGATGGGGAGATCGGCTGCATCGTCAACGGCGCCGGCCTCGCCATGGCGACGATGGACATGATCAAGCACGCTGGCGGCAATCCAGCGAACTTCCTCGACGTCGGCGGCGGCGCCTCGCCCGAGCGCGTCGCGACCGCCTTTCGTCTCGTGCTCTCCGACCGCCGCGTGAAGGTGGTGCTGGTCAATATCTTCGCCGGCATCAACCGCTGCGACTGGGTTGCACAGGGCGTTGTCGACGCGGTGCGTCAGGAGAAGATCGAGGGCGTGCCGCTCGTCGTGCGCCTCGCCGGCACGAATGTCGAAGCCGGCAAGAAAATCATCGACGAGAGCGGCATTCCGATCATCCAGGCCGATACGCTCGCCGACGCCGCCCAAAAAGCCGTCGCCGCGTGGCAGAGCGTCAAGTAA
- the sucD gene encoding succinate--CoA ligase subunit alpha translates to MSILIDEKTPILIQGITGDKGSFHAKEMIDYGSNVVAGVTPGKGGKTHHGVPVFNTAKEAVKATGAQASITFVAPAFCADAIMEAADAGIRLICSITDGIPAQDMMKVKRYFLRFPKDRRPMLVGPNCAGIISPGKAMLGIMPGYIYKQGPVGLISRSGTLGYEAASQLKELGLGISTSVGIGGDPINGSSFLDHLVLFDKDPETEAVLIIGEIGGPQEAEASAWIKENFSKPVVGFVAGLTAPKGRRMGHAGAIISATGDSAAEKTEIMKSYGLTVAPNPAEFGSTVAKVLKRA, encoded by the coding sequence ATGAGCATTCTCATCGACGAAAAGACGCCGATCCTCATCCAGGGCATCACCGGCGACAAGGGCAGCTTCCACGCCAAGGAAATGATCGACTACGGCAGCAATGTCGTGGCCGGCGTCACGCCCGGCAAGGGCGGCAAGACCCATCATGGCGTGCCGGTGTTCAACACGGCGAAGGAAGCCGTGAAGGCGACGGGCGCGCAGGCCTCGATCACCTTCGTCGCGCCAGCCTTCTGCGCCGACGCGATCATGGAGGCCGCCGACGCCGGCATCCGCCTCATCTGCTCCATCACCGACGGCATTCCGGCGCAGGACATGATGAAGGTGAAGCGCTACTTCCTGCGCTTCCCGAAGGACCGCCGGCCCATGCTCGTCGGCCCGAATTGCGCCGGCATCATCTCGCCCGGCAAGGCGATGCTCGGCATCATGCCCGGCTATATCTACAAGCAGGGCCCGGTCGGCCTCATCTCGCGCTCGGGCACGCTCGGCTATGAGGCCGCCTCGCAGCTAAAAGAGCTGGGTCTCGGCATCTCGACGTCGGTCGGCATCGGCGGCGATCCGATCAACGGCTCGTCCTTCCTCGATCACCTCGTCCTCTTCGACAAGGACCCGGAGACGGAAGCGGTGCTGATCATCGGCGAGATCGGCGGCCCGCAGGAGGCCGAGGCATCCGCCTGGATCAAGGAGAACTTCTCCAAGCCGGTCGTCGGCTTCGTCGCGGGACTCACGGCGCCCAAGGGAAGGCGCATGGGCCATGCCGGCGCGATCATCTCGGCGACGGGCGACAGCGCGGCCGAGAAGACCGAGATCATGAAGTCCTACGGCCTCACCGTGGCGCCCAATCCGGCCGAGTTCGGCTCGACCGTCGCCAAAGTGCTCAAGCGGGCCTGA
- a CDS encoding phosphoenolpyruvate carboxylase has protein sequence MTAENQNTTSAISLPSAFATRSVTEASAFLREQLLAVIRRHMPEIEAVVRDSKAGAGLAPKQMARALQAQGIIFQLVSIAEQAYAMRRRRRIERERGHDKLLGTFDYVLSSAANAGVGAAEVRAQLQTLRIRPVITAHPTEAKRVSILEKYRRIYLLMRELESTRWTDREREALVKSIYDLIELLWLTGELHLEKPTVEHEVHWGQHFFQESIFDLAPELLSSFERALKRHYPQEKFEVTPFFQFGSWIGGDRDGNPFVTNEVTRQTMRLNATASLNYYRNRVVDLVRMLSISERAAVIPPAFKEELSRRLKELPDGAGIAQRNFNEPYRQFVTTILRKIDNTLAATNDEPTTGPRYTSADKLIGDLLLLESVLIDAKSEALATDLVRPLRRAVEIFRFSTVRLDIRQNTTRTTSALQELWRIKTEGETAPDVTSDEWRAWLMKELDAPRAAPIPRDTLTADTRDIIEMFEVVADMRARLDREAFGSFILSMTSSANDVLGIYLLAKEAGLFADAAGVDHLTLPIVPLFETITDLQDAPAIMRDLLQIPLIRRSTRAQGDLQEVMIGYSDSNKDGGFLSSNWELFKAQARLTEVGQEMDIAIAFFHGRGGSVSRGGAPTGHAIAAQPAGSIRGRFRVTEQGEVVSFKYANRGTAAYQMELLASSVFQHALKSEREDALVPRKDFDEALEEISFASFAVYERLVSDPDIVTYFQAASPLEEISLLNIGSRPARRFGAKSLADLRAIPWVFAWAQNRHSITGWYGVGSGLKAYLDTHGDRGLELLRWMFEDSRLFRLILDEVEKTLALVDLSIARAYASLVADEAVREKIFKMIEDEYALTREMVLRVTGDRDLTDRFKEYAARLEHRLPVINEVNREQVELLRRFREAQDEDEKEAVKAPLLISISCIAAGLGATG, from the coding sequence ATGACCGCCGAGAACCAGAACACGACAAGCGCGATCAGCCTGCCCTCGGCTTTCGCGACGCGTTCTGTCACGGAGGCTTCCGCCTTCCTGCGCGAGCAATTGCTCGCCGTCATCCGCCGCCATATGCCCGAGATCGAAGCTGTGGTGCGCGACTCGAAGGCGGGCGCCGGCCTTGCGCCGAAACAGATGGCGCGCGCGCTGCAGGCGCAGGGGATTATCTTCCAGCTCGTCTCCATCGCCGAGCAGGCCTACGCCATGCGCCGGCGCCGGCGCATCGAGCGCGAAAGAGGGCATGACAAGCTGCTCGGCACGTTCGATTACGTGCTCTCCAGCGCCGCCAATGCGGGCGTCGGCGCGGCGGAAGTGCGCGCGCAATTGCAGACGCTGCGCATCCGTCCGGTCATCACGGCGCATCCGACCGAAGCCAAGCGCGTTTCGATCCTCGAAAAATACCGCCGCATTTATCTTTTGATGCGCGAACTGGAATCCACGCGCTGGACCGACCGCGAGCGCGAAGCCCTGGTGAAGTCGATCTACGACCTTATCGAGCTTTTGTGGCTCACCGGCGAATTGCATCTGGAAAAGCCCACCGTCGAGCATGAAGTGCACTGGGGACAGCATTTCTTCCAGGAAAGCATCTTCGATCTCGCGCCGGAGCTTCTCTCCTCCTTCGAGCGCGCGCTGAAGCGCCATTATCCGCAGGAGAAATTCGAGGTCACGCCCTTCTTCCAGTTCGGCTCCTGGATCGGCGGCGACCGCGACGGCAATCCCTTCGTCACCAATGAGGTGACGCGCCAGACGATGCGGCTGAACGCGACGGCGAGCCTGAATTATTATCGCAACCGCGTGGTCGATCTGGTGCGCATGCTGTCGATCAGCGAGCGCGCCGCCGTCATTCCGCCGGCCTTCAAGGAAGAGCTGTCGCGCCGCCTCAAGGAGCTGCCGGACGGCGCCGGCATCGCGCAGCGCAACTTCAACGAGCCTTATCGCCAGTTCGTCACGACGATCCTGCGCAAGATCGACAATACGCTCGCCGCGACAAATGACGAGCCGACGACGGGCCCGCGCTATACCAGCGCCGACAAGCTCATCGGCGATCTGCTGCTGCTCGAATCCGTTCTGATCGACGCCAAGAGCGAGGCGCTCGCGACCGACCTCGTGCGCCCGCTGCGCCGCGCGGTGGAAATCTTCCGCTTCAGCACGGTGCGTCTCGACATTCGTCAGAACACCACGCGCACCACCTCGGCGCTGCAGGAATTGTGGCGCATCAAGACAGAGGGCGAGACGGCCCCTGATGTGACGTCCGACGAATGGCGCGCGTGGCTCATGAAGGAGCTCGACGCGCCGCGCGCGGCCCCCATTCCGCGTGACACGCTCACCGCTGATACGCGCGACATCATCGAGATGTTCGAGGTCGTCGCCGATATGCGCGCGCGGCTCGATCGTGAGGCCTTCGGCAGCTTCATCCTGTCGATGACCTCCTCCGCCAATGACGTCCTGGGCATCTATCTGCTGGCGAAAGAGGCGGGTCTCTTCGCCGACGCCGCGGGCGTCGATCATCTCACTTTGCCGATCGTGCCGCTCTTCGAGACGATCACTGATCTGCAGGACGCGCCGGCGATCATGCGCGATCTGCTGCAGATTCCGCTCATCCGCCGCAGCACCCGCGCACAGGGCGATCTTCAGGAAGTGATGATCGGCTACTCCGACTCCAATAAGGACGGCGGCTTCCTGTCGTCGAACTGGGAGCTGTTCAAGGCGCAGGCGCGCCTCACGGAAGTGGGGCAGGAGATGGACATCGCTATCGCCTTCTTCCATGGCCGTGGCGGCTCCGTCTCGCGCGGCGGCGCGCCGACCGGCCACGCCATCGCGGCGCAGCCGGCGGGTTCGATCCGTGGCCGCTTCCGCGTCACCGAGCAGGGCGAAGTCGTCTCCTTCAAATACGCCAATCGCGGCACGGCCGCCTATCAAATGGAGCTGCTCGCCTCCTCCGTCTTCCAGCATGCGCTGAAATCCGAGCGCGAAGACGCGCTGGTGCCGCGCAAGGATTTCGACGAGGCGCTCGAGGAGATCTCCTTTGCGTCTTTCGCGGTCTATGAGCGGCTCGTCTCCGACCCGGACATCGTCACTTATTTCCAGGCGGCGAGCCCGCTCGAAGAGATTTCCCTGCTCAACATCGGCTCGCGCCCGGCGCGCCGCTTCGGCGCCAAGAGCCTTGCCGATTTGCGTGCAATCCCCTGGGTCTTCGCCTGGGCGCAGAATCGCCATTCGATCACCGGCTGGTATGGCGTGGGCTCCGGCCTCAAGGCCTATCTCGACACGCATGGCGATCGCGGCCTCGAATTGCTGCGCTGGATGTTCGAGGATTCGCGCCTCTTCCGCCTCATCCTCGATGAGGTCGAGAAGACGCTGGCGCTCGTCGATCTCTCGATCGCGAGGGCCTACGCCAGCCTCGTCGCCGACGAAGCAGTGCGCGAGAAGATCTTCAAGATGATCGAGGACGAATATGCGCTCACCCGCGAGATGGTGCTGCGCGTGACCGGCGATCGCGACCTCACCGACCGCTTCAAGGAATATGCGGCGCGGCTGGAGCACCGGCTGCCGGTCATCAATGAGGTCAATCGCGAACAGGTTGAATTGCTGCGCCGCTTCCGTGAGGCGCAAGACGAGGACGAGAAGGAGGCTGTGAAAGCGCCTCTGCTCATCTCCATCAGTTGCATCGCCGCCGGCCTCGGGGCCACTGGCTAA